The Vicia villosa cultivar HV-30 ecotype Madison, WI linkage group LG1, Vvil1.0, whole genome shotgun sequence genome includes a region encoding these proteins:
- the LOC131657147 gene encoding uncharacterized protein LOC131657147 — translation MKNKFQFIDGSIEIPEEGDLNYIAWQRCNNIVHTWIIKSIIPSIAQSVVFIDNAVDMWNDLKDRFMRRDRICVAQLHQEISNLKQGNKKVSDYFTELRSLWEELDQYRLMPSCTCHIACACLAIRNSRSFRAEDRIIQFLIGLNEEFHGVVSQVLLMDPLPQINRVISMVMPQERKISGTLFTSNNTADEGACMVNAVDRSKKPYGRGIGNGNSYAGRGRGNLKVCTHCGKTGHIIDNCYRKHGYPPNFGNENSYANQVEVDESEKSVTASTSDSGGGNMSLTREQYHNLMMLLEKNAGSINIAKGGKSHIANFNARSSVNWILDT, via the coding sequence ATGAAGAACAAATTTCAATTTATTGATGGATCTATTGAGATTCCTGAGGAAGGTGATTTGAATTACATAGCTTGGCAAAGATGCAATAATATTGTTCATACATGGATTATTAAATCGATAATTCCATCAATTGCACAAAGTGTTGTGTTCATTGATAATGCAGTGGATATGTGGAATGATCTCAAGGATCGATTTATGCGACGAGATAGAATTTGTGTTGCACAGTTGCACCAAGAAATTTCAAATCTGAAACAAGGAAATAAGAAGGTTTCAGATTATTTCACGGAATTGAGGAGCTTGTGGGAAGAATTGGATCAGTACAGGCTTATGCCAAGTTGTACATGTCACATAGCATGTGCTTGCTTAGCCATAAGAAATAGCAGAAGCTTTAGAGCTGAAGATAGGATAATCCAATTCTTGATAGGTTTGAATGAAGAATTTCATGGAGTTGTGTCACAAGTGTTGCTTATGGATCCCCTACCACAAATCAATAGAGTGATTTCTATGGTGATGCCGCAAGAGAGGAAGATAAGTGGAACTTTGTTCACAAGTAACAACACTGCTGATGAGGGAGCATGTATGGTTAATGCTGTTGATAGATCAAAAAAACCGTATGGTAGAGGAATAGGAAATGGTAATTCCTatgcaggtagaggaagaggaaACTTGAAGGTTTGTACCCATTGTGGTAAAACTGGACACATTATTGATAATTGTTACAGAAAGCATGGATATCCTCCTAATTTTGGAAATGAGAATTCATATGCAAATCAAGTGGAGGTGGATGAATCTGAAAAATCTGTTACAGCATCAACCAGTGACAGTGGAGGTGGAAACATGTCTCTTACTAGGGAGCAATACCATAATTTGATGATGCTGCTTGAGAAGAATGCAGGCTCCATCAACATTGCTAAAGGAGGTAAATCACACATTGCCAATTTTAATGCTAGAAGTAGTGTAAATTGGATTTTAGACACATGA